The DNA sequence CCATGCCACTCTGTTACAACAGCTATCACTTCGCCTTCCTGACCTTTGATATCAAATGCTTGATTGCGATGGTCAGGGTGATGGTACACAATGACGGATTCTTTGACGCGAACGCGATCGC is a window from the Trichocoleus desertorum ATA4-8-CV12 genome containing:
- a CDS encoding ferredoxin-thioredoxin reductase variable chain, giving the protein MKVGDRVRVKESVIVYHHPDHRNQAFDIKGQEGEVIAVVTEWHGRPVSANLPIQVKFDKKFRAHLQEIEVEVTA